From a single Nothobranchius furzeri strain GRZ-AD chromosome 9, NfurGRZ-RIMD1, whole genome shotgun sequence genomic region:
- the LOC107381849 gene encoding mucin-17 produces MLMEVCYSNGLDPDLSQQDPPPLLPKPGKDNARLQKLKKKRAKKKGSLSQTPIPFRSCLSPVNEASTDLEHSDQSSPPRTPDSVFIADSSVSGFPLGSLYDHSALAFPHRQSSPCVQMGFYPPPHPAGVRPPEEQVAPLYECSSFIFDDAAPFMMPPFTSPTSQQVPLSCHPTPFRFNMMSNSHGPVATVPPVLLSESSPKISMHRLTLCPAATNSGAGPAPYQVTDLSPVPAQLSVANNYAQSSISSQGETNANLKANPQIQTLARTAMVSSNGNCVLRQMSSEITASKITLVDAVKEPKLEGMQGKLYTSKATFYEMSKPLSVQDLTVMSPVNVGASFSAAYSEQTAASVVNSDQKLSSPWPQSGGCQIPSYTPAQISKPIFEISKPNPLLSSASPAFNSFRDLQAACVQKEPLKPNSALQPGFSNIPLSVMEEQKQVGVQHANIYKETEIPNTQKSTLNLSLVKTEMNHRENMAMPALSVVRPSLERSQDPQTDLFSENKPSSLPKVPSFHCAPNHFNPTLVNPVQAPLSPSPVIFTHHPPVVEARKSLTSLLETQMSLATSKSKSRSTYYGLTPAEYAAYGGIRSSTSHHLSTPSTTEETSEKHQKDKSVNGPDTPKHENRPEEPGFVVYDKHLFQSEVPDDRILTQSSKVTEDSQSGALNTGIQSLKRTNMGTIKPNLAFGLAQKTIQPPTSDESSSKASYSEAPVPMPKAGEVHMKSLAQFSIEAGLKAAQYSTDSIDTSSLVTPYMNILNAEAQLNTKGVANAQKDSKFGKSSFSNKTFNGVTNINEQSRNLRPTQIKISPPAVQSINVQPTAKLVSATQMQGQFTGSQCVKAAANGEQQPTKVPSEIPLLSTIITQDILEKQIKEISNPNKVSNENVLTNRVKVGDGYLDDSQNGRNPDAKIFENTLNNQEIFTKRKILPHEPVQSSLCCGHHNICTDSSPKMSGKIIHLHDTETQVWRNNQLLEKNHCMVTSNIPDVSITLPGTGTTEMALLGTPIKSATHPNVNVPIEANQLHEPKKAMEKRNTTPVSAAVIAKSNIGWGCPSKSVQAEKLYKNSYSVMEATTITGLNTQGLQHLNSINAEILQQKPAFNVATTNTSMSKNESRSSDNPPTEHLRGSTSKTPPAQAVEATQHLTAPSSNFDLGSHLENNPTSENLLQNKFQMVLPLPAEPTVAAKPTCNAQQSSKPVVPSSPTIRHIPPKTAQIRSDRFEAQSVTTNLLNNSPETPSHQIADRTTQQEEILAVMQPMMGHKCLASPLAPTKSSLTAMMETQASISATLKEINTLGVGVKQETKAMKSSQISLTCMDSANLQASSEHLTSVNKPATSSETNIYNINPQAATHVALNPHSLSKIQSVNDATKDQNPLQSPQATGKPWAAVRASPLPEPRMCFTPKQAHTPTLPRPVKTPVSLNHLTESKPSSDIVKQQIHSPLPPYQSNTPTSIVQESDKSLTMNESKPETKLPTSKDTSVPGIKAHSPVHHIKTDRSSYSSVEGTLSSPSINNSKPKPSTQNLDSSSAIEISPPVVKTESSKTPNSVECLTEQPLDTTASAEPATGTDMKPSIVKDAVIDSATPASLPQASVSVKAPAPNRGTSPPSQPQTGLKIKDILKAKDRAAPMETPAVESSMKSVTSTASSVTDKSSVAEGTPPTPTQPKATQKPKGLKGKLSGWTRLKKHMVVEPDEPTFPEPEAKAQISPSVSDGIADEVSGEPAAGQPANQEIMKNKEGPKALKMWDALLFQMFSTKEKIMDQINANKKDPEKKKSSKDDQSAVPSFVNRLPVLLYSPRFDARKLKEAAEKPLSKIASIFEMGLIKRKCQEDKRKDFNRTAKGFGSTKATDLPDGIEE; encoded by the coding sequence ATGCTGATGGAGGTGTGTTACAGTAATGGCCTGGATCCTGACCTTTCCCAGCAGGATCCTCCTCCGCTGCTgccaaaaccaggcaaagacaacGCAAGGCTTCAGAAACTCAAGAAGAAGAGAGCCAAGAAGAAAGGCAGCCTTTCCCAAACGCCCATCCCCTTCCGCTCCTGTTTGTCTCCGGTCAATGAAGCGAGCACAGACCTGGAGCACAGCGACCAGTCCAGCCCACCAAGGACACCAGACTCAGTCTTCATTGCAGACTCATCTGTATCCGGTTTCCCATTAGGCTCCCTCTATGATCACTCTGCACTTGCATTCCCTCATCGTCAGAGCAGCCCTTGTGTACAAATGGGATTTTACCCTCCACCCCACCCAGCAGGGGTCagacccccagaggaacaggtggCTCCGCTGTATGAGTGCTCCTCGTTTATATTTGATGACGCTGCACCTTTCATGATGCCACCATTCACATCACCAACATCACAGCAGGTTCCTCTATCATGTCACCCAACTCCTTTTAGGTTTAACATGATGTCAAATTCTCATGGGCCGGTGGCAACAGTCCCTCCGGTTCTTCTGTCAGAGTCCAGCCCTAAAATATCAATGCACAGACTGACTTTATGCCCTGCTGCCACCAACTCTGGTGCAGGTCCAGCACCTTATCAAGTTACGGATCTGTCTCCCGTTCCAGCTCAGCTATCAGTTGCAAACAATTATGCACAATCTTCCATTTCCAGCCAGGGGGAGACAAATGCTAATTTGAAGGCTAATCCTCAGATCCAGACATTAGCCAGGACTGCCATGGTCTCCAGCAATGGCAACTGTGTCCTTCGACAGATGTCATCTGAAATAACTGCCTCAAAAATAACCTTGGTTGATGCAGTGAAAGAACCGAAGCTTGAAGGTATGCAAGGGAAACTTTATACATCCAAGGCAACATTTTATGAGATGTCCAAACCTCTGTCTGTACAAGATCTCACAGTTATGAGTCCAGTCAACGTGGGAGCATCATTTTCTGCTGCATACAGTGAACAAACAGCAGCGTCAGTGGTGAACAGCGACCAGAAACTGTCTTCACCTTGGCCCCAGAGTGGAGGATGCCAGATCCCTTCTTACACACCAGCTCAAATATCAAAACCTATTTTTGAAATATCAAAACCCAACCCACTTTTATCCTCTGCAAGTCCTGCTTTCAACTCCTTTCGAGATTTACAAGCAGCCTGTGTTCAGAAAGAGCCACTGAAACCCAACTCAGCACTCCAGCCTGGCTTTTCGAATATCCCTTTATCTGTGAtggaagaacagaaacaagttgGAGTTCAACATGCCAACATTTATAAAGAAACAGAGATTCCTAATACACAGAAGAGTACGTTGAATCTAAGCTTGGTCAAAACTGAGATGAACCACAGAGAAAACATGGCTATGCCAGCTCTTTCTGTGGTCAGACCTTCACTAGAAAGATCCCAGGACCCCCAAACAGACTTGTTTTCAGAAAACAAACCATCATCTTTGCCAAAAGTTCCATCCTTTCATTGTGCACCAAATCATTTCAATCCCACCCTAGTAAACCCAGTCCAAGCACCATTAAGTCCAAGCCCAGTGATCTTCACCCATCATCCCCCAGTAGTTGAAGCACGCAAGTCTTTGACGTCCCTTTTGGAAACTCAAATGTCACTGGCCACTTCAAAGTCCAAATCACGTTCTACATATTACGGGCTGACTCCAGCTGAATATGCTGCCTATGGTGGCATTAGGAGTAGTACATCGCATCACCTCTCTACACCTTCCACCACTGAGGAAACCTCAGAAAAACACCAGAAAGACAAGTCTGTAAATGGACCAGATACCCCAAAGCATGAAAATCGACCTGAGGAACCAGGTTTTGTGGTTTACGACAAACATTTGTTTCAGTCAGAGGTTCCAGATGACCGTATTCTCACACAGAGCAGCAAGGTCACCGAGGACAGTCAGTCTGGAGCTCTTAATACTGGGATTCAGTCTCTTAAAAGAACTAACATGGGCACTATAAAACCCAACCTCGCCTTTGGATTGGCACAGAAAACAATACAACCACCCACAAGTGATGAATCCTCATCAAAAGCCTCATATTCAGAGGCTCCAGTACCAATGCCTAAAGCAGGTGAGGTACACATGAAAAGTCTGGCACAGTTTTCTATAGAGGCAGGGCTAAAAGCAGCCCAATACTCCACTGATAGCATTGATACATCCAGTTTGGTCACACCTTATATGAACATCTTAAATGCAGAGGCACAGCTTAACACAAAAGGAGTCGCCAATGCTCAAAAAGattcaaagtttggtaaaagttctTTTTCCAATAAAACCTTTAATGGAGTCACAAATATAAATGAACAGTCAAGAAATTTAAGACCAACTCAAATTAAAATCAGCCCACCAGCAGTCCAAAGTATCAACGTTCAACCTACTGCCAAGCTTGTATCTGCAACACAGATGCAGGGTCAATTCACAGGAAGTCAGTGTGTCAAAGCTGCTGCTAATGGGGAACAACAACCTACCAAAGTGCCTTCAGAAATCCCACTGCTGAGCACAATAATAACTCAAGACATTTTAGAAAAACAGATCAAAGAGATTAGTAATCCAAATAAAGTCAGCAATGAAAATGTCCTAACAAATAGGGTGAAGGTAGGTGATGGTTATCTGGATGATTCCCAAAACGGTAGAAACCCAGATGCAAAAATCTTTGAAAATACATTAAACAACCAGGAAATCTTTACAAAAAGAAAAATTCTACCACATGAGCCCGTTCAATCATCCCTTTGTTGTGGACATCACAATATCTGCACAGACTCATCCCCTAAGATGAGTGGCAAAATTATCCATCTGCATGATACAGAAACTCAAGTTTGGAGAAATAATCAATTACTGGAAAAAAACCACTGTATGGTTACATCAAATATACCTGATGTAAGTATAACCTTACCAGGTACAGGTACCACAGAAATGGCCTTACTTGGTACTCCAATCAAGTCAGCAACTCATCCCAATGTAAATGTTCCCATTGAGGCAAACCAATTACATGAACCCAAAAAAGCAATGGAAAAGCGAAACACCACACCCGTCAGTGCAGCTGTAATTGCTAAATCCAACATAGGCTGGGGTTGTCCAAGTAAAAGTGTGCAAGCAGAAAAATTATATAAAAACTCGTACTCAGTAATGGAAGCAACAACAATAACTGGCCTCAACACTCAAGGGCTTCAGCATCTTAATTCTATAAATGCAGAAATCCTTCAGCAGAAGCCAGCCTTTAATGTTGCTACGACAAACACGAGCATGTCCAAGAATGAGTCCAGGTCATCAGATAATCCTCCTACAGAGCACCTTAGAGGTTCCACAAGTAAAACACCACCTGCACAAGCTGTAGAAGCTACTCAACACCTAACTGCACCATCAAGCAACTTCGACCTGGGCAGTCATTTAGAGAATAATCCAACTAGTGAAAATCtgcttcaaaacaaatttcagatGGTTTTACCATTACCAGCAGAGCCCACAGTGGCTGCTAAACCAACCTGCAATGCTCAGCAGTCCAGTAAACCCGTGGTGCCTTCCAGTCCAACAATCAGGCACATCCCACCAAAAACTGCTCAGATCAGGTCTGATAGATTTGAGGCGCAATCAGTAACTACAAACCTTCTGAACAATTCACCTGAGACACCTTCACACCAAATTGCAGATAGAACTACTCAACAGGAGGAAATCCTAGCTGTCATGCAACCGATGATGGGTCACAAATGCTTAGCAAGTCCATTGGCACCAACAAAATCTTCTTTAACGGCCATGATGGAGACACAAGCTTCCATTTCCGCTACACTCAAAGAGATCAACACACTGGGTGTTGGAGTTAAACAAGAAACTAAAGCAATGAAGTCCAGTCAGATTTCTCTTACTTGCATGGATTCAGCAAACTTACAAGCCTCATCAGAGCACTTAACGTCTGTCAATAAGCCTGCAACTTCCTCTGAAACAAACATTTATAATATAAATCCCCAAGCTGCCACACACGTTGCTTTAAATCCACATTCTCTCAGTAAGATCCAGTCTGTTAATGATGCAACAAAAGACCAAAACCCCCTTCAGAGTCCACAAGCTACAGGTAAACCATGGGCTGCAGTGAGAGCGTCTCCTTTACCTGAACCACGAATGTGCTTCACACCAAAACAAGCACACACCCCTACCTTACCCCGGCCTGTTAAAACCCCTGTTTCTTTGAACCATTTGACAGAATCCAAACCTTCATCAGATATTGTGAAACAACAGATACACTCTCCTCTTCCACCTTATCAAAGTAACACACCAACTAGTATTGTTCAGGAGTCTGATAAGTCATTAACGATGAATGAGTCAAAGCCAGAAACAAAACTGCCAACAAGTAAAGACACTTCTGTCCCTGGGATAAAGGCACATTCCCCAGTGCACCACATAAAAACAGACCGCTCTTCATATTCTTCTGTTGAAGGAACTCTTTCCTCACCAAGCATCAATAACAGTAAACCAAAACCTTCTACTCAGAACCTAGACTCCTCTTCAGCCATAGAAATAAGCCCCCCAGTGGTAAAAACAGAATCCTCAAAGACTCCTAATAGTGTTGAGTGTTTGACAGAGCAACCACTAGACACCACTGCCTCCGCAGAGCCAGCAACAGGTACTGACATGAAACCATCCATAGTCAAAGATGCTGTGATTGATTCTGCCACTCCTGCCTCTCTGCCTCAGGCCTCAGTCTCAGTAAAAGCTCCAGCACCAAACAGAGGAACATCACCGCCATCTCAGCCACAAACTGGCCTAAAAATCAAGGACATACTGAAGGCCAAAGACAGAGCTGCACCAATGGAAACTCCAGCAGTGGAATCCTCCATGAAGTCAGTGACATCGACTGCATCTTCAGTTACTGACAAAAGCTCAGTTGCAGAGGGGACCCCACCCACACCCACTCAGCCAAAAGCAACCCAGAAGCCAAAGGGCCTCAAGGGTAAACTCAGTGGGTGGACAAGGCTGAAAAAACACATGGTTGTTGAGCCAGATGAACCAACATTCCCAGAGCCAGAGGCAAAAGCTCAGATCAGCCCCAGTGTCAGTGATGGGATTGCAGACGAAGTCTCTGGGGAGCCAGCTGCAGGACAACCTGCCAATCAGGAGATCATGAAGAACAAAGAAGGTCCAAAGGCACTGAAGATGTGGGATGCACTCCTTTTTCAAATGTTCTCCACCAAGGAAAAAATCATGGATCAGATCAATGCTAACAAGAAGGACCCAGAAAAGAAAAAGTCATCCAAAGACGACCAGTCAGCTGTTCCTTCTTTTGTTAACCGTCTGCCAGTTTTATTGTACAGCCCTCGCTTTGATGCTAGAAAGCTGAAGGAAGCGGCAGAAAAACCTCTGTCAAAAATAGCATCCATTTTTGAAATGGGACTGATAAAACGCAAATGTCAGGAGGACAAACGCAAGGATTTCAACAGAACAGCCAAAGGGTTTGGTTCAACCAAAGCTACTGATTTACCTGATGGGATTGAAGAATAA
- the LOC107381848 gene encoding troponin T, fast skeletal muscle, whose amino-acid sequence MSTCLKKLILTHQDESAKKIKLPDRLSQQLWTSCENVAQLRSHARGFLPAGGNNLKILFHDNNTFVSKATRNKENCLPPKHAGIKRINFKEHFRNGTDDECSTSAASMSDTEEVYEAVSFAHPSVFSRPSPTPSTLQYGACCVPVAQEEVVEVEVAPEAEAQVEAEPEVDPEPEPEPEPEPQEVVKPVVREEEEAYEEEEEKPKFKPSAPKIPDGEKVDFDDIQKKRQNKDLVELQSLIDAHFECRKKEEEELICLKERIEKRRAERAEQQRIRAERDKERQARREAERMRKEEAETQRKYDDDAKKKIALTNMGSGFTSHLQRIDQKRGKKQTEREKKKKVLAERCQPLSVDSLTDDQLREKAKELWELMHNLEAIKYDHCEKLKRQRYEVISLRNRIDELQKHSKKGAASRRRK is encoded by the exons ATGTCTACATGCCTGAAGAAGCTT ATTCTTACACATCAAGATGAATCTGCAAAGAAGATAAAACTCCCCGACCGGCTAAGTCAACAGTTGTGGACAAGCTGTGAAAACGTTGCA CAGCTGCGGTCACATGCCAGAGGCTTTTTGCCTGCTGGCGGGAACAATTTAAAGATTTTGTTCCATGACAACAATACATTTGTTTCTAAGGCAACAAGGAACAAAGAAAACTGTCTTCCTCCAAAGCACGCAGGGATCAAACGTATTAACTTTAAAGAGCACTTCAGAAATGGCACAGATGATGAAT GTTCAACGTCTGCTGCCAGCATGTCTGACACTGAGGAAGT GTATGAGG CAGTGTCCTTCGCTCATCCATCCGTTTTCTCT CGGCCTTCTCCGACACCATCCACTCTGCAATATGGTGCATGCTGCGTGCCCGTAGCCCAGGAGGAGGTAGTAGAGGTAGAAGTAGCCCCTGAGGCGGAGGCCCAGGTAGAAGCAGAGCCAGAAGTAGACcctgaacctgagccagaaccagaacctgaaccaCAGGAGGTGGTGAAGCCAGTGGTTCGTGAGGAGGAAG AGGCGTATGAAGAGGAAG AAGAGAAGCCAAAGTTCAA ACCAAGCGCTCCCAAGATCCCAGATGGAGAAAAGGTGGACTTTGAT GACATCCAGAAGAAACGTCAGAACAAGGATCTGGTTGAGCTTCAGTCACTAATCGATGCTCACTTTGAGTGTAggaagaaggaggaagaggaaCTCATCTGTCTCAAAGAAAGAATT GAAAAGCGTCGTGCAGAGCGAGCTGAGCAGCAGAGGATTCGTGCTGAGAGGGATAAGGAGCGCCAGGCCAGGCGTGAG GCTGAGCGAATGAGAAAAGAGGAAGCAGAGACTCAGAGGAAATATGATGATGATGCCAAGAAGAAGATTGCGCTCACCAACATGGGTTCAGGGTTCACCAGCCACCTGCAGAGG ATTGACCAGAAGAGGGGCAAGAAGCAGActgaaagagaaaagaagaagaaggtttTGGCTGAGAGATGCCAACCCCTGAGCGTTGATAGTCTCACAGACGACCAATTGAG GGAAAAGGCAAAGGAGCTGTGGGAGCTGATGCACAACCTGGAGGCAATTAAATACGACCACTGTGAGAAGCTGAAGAGACAGAGATATGAG GTCATCTCCCTCAGAAACCGTATCGATGAGCTGCAGAAACA CAGCAAGAAGGGAGCCGCCTCTCGCCGCAGGAAGTGA
- the myod1 gene encoding myoblast determination protein 1 homolog gives MDLSDFHFPLSSTDDLYDPCFSTSDLNFFDDLDARLSHGGLLKSEDHLHHHVPSSEEEDQHVRAPGGLHQAGHCLLWACKACKRKTTHADRRKAATMRERRRLSKVNDAFETLKRCTASNPNQRLPKVEILRNAISYIESLQALLRAGQNDSFYPPLEHYSGGSDSPGTHSNCSDGTADFISPCSSRSENSDSSYVRQTDDCSSNKTSLISSLDCLSSIVERISTDPAVGPTGDSVVPRGPGSPHNTPTISTTSPADPSSIYESIST, from the exons ATGGATTTGTCAGATTTTCATTTCCCTCTTTCATCTACTGATGACCTCTATGACCCCTGCTTCAGCACCAGCGACCTGAACTTTTTCGATGATTTGGATGCCCGGCTGTCACACGGCGGCCTGCTGAAGTCAGAGGACCACCTTCATCACCACGTCccatcatcagaggaggaggaccAGCATGTGCGGGCCCCTGGAGGCCTCCATCAGGCGGGCCACTGCCTGCTGTGGGCCTGTAAGGCCTGCAAGAGGAAGACAACGCACGCAGATCGGAGGAAAGCAGCCACCATGCGAGAAAGACGGCGGCTCAGCAAAGTCAACgatgcatttgaaactttgaagcGGTGCACGGCTTCCAATCCAAACCAGCGTCTGCCCAAAGTGGAGATCCTACGGAACGCCATCAGCTACATCGAGTCTCTGcaggcgctgctgcgggccggccagAACGACAGCTTCTACCCGCCGCTGGAGCACTACAGCGGGGGGTCGGACTCCCCCGGCACCCACTCCAACTGCTCCGACGGCACG GCGGATTTCATCTCACCATGTTCGAGCAGAAGTGAAAACAGCGATTCTTCTTATGTCAGACAAACAGACG ACTGCAGCAGCAATAAAACATCGCTCATTTCCAGTTTGGACTGCTTGTCCAGCATTGTAGAGCGCATCAGCACAGACCCAGCTGTGGGCCCCACAGGAGACAGCGTGGTTCCCCGGGGCCCCGGATCACCTCATAACACCCCCACCATCTCCACTACTTCACCCGCTGACCCCAGCAGCATCTATGAGTCGATTTCCACCTGA